The window GTGCGTGAGATATATGAGATCTTTTAATGTGCCTCTACTTTTGCTTGGTGGAGGTGGCTACACGATTCGGAACGTTGCCCGCTGTTGGTGCTATgaggtaattttttatttcttattgAGTGTCATCAATGCATTTTCTTGGGGGGTAGTAatatttaagttatttaaattctATAAAAGTAAAAATGAAAGTTTTGCCTTTAAGTTGTACATGTAATCTAGCCTCCTGAGTGTTATTTGCATTTTAGCTCAAAAAACAGCGGAGACGACATATAATGCCGGTTTCTCAAGGCAATTAGTTTTAGTTCAACTTTCCCCTCCATGACAGTCTTTGTTTATTGATGCGTTTTCTCTTTGATGTATGAACAGACTGGAGTCGCCCTTGGTGTAGAACTTGAGGATAAGATGCCACAACATGAGTATTATGAGTACTTTGGTCCAGACTATACTCTTCATGTCGCTCCAAGTAACATGGAAAATAAGAACTCTCGTCAGGTATTGGATGACATAAGAGCAAAGCTTCTTGATAATCTCTCAAAACTGCAGCACGCACCAAGTGTCCCATTTCAGGAGCGCCCACCTGATACTGAGTTTCCAGAGGTTTGTTTTTGCTTCTGGTTTGTTCTTACTGTACTTTGTTTTATCATATTATAAGCAGAGCAGTGATTTTTGCCAAAACTTCTTTTGATTTCTAGGCTGATGAAGATCAAAATATAGATCAGAGGTGGGATCGGGAGTCTGAAATGGATGTTGATGATCAACGGTAAATTTTGCTCATGTTAATTAGTTTCTTGTCTTTGTGTTATAATATCAGTTTGGCTGACTATTAATGCTTATCATACCTTTCTATTTATTTTGGTTTACAGTAAGCCTTTTTCTGGAAGAGTGAAGAGGGAAATTTTTGAAACTGAGCAAAAAGACGCGGTATGTTTCGTTCATTTCTTAAATCCATATACCACGAAAGTTTTTATAAATGTGAATGCTTAGAACCTAAAACCGTGTTCCTAAATTTGAAGGGAAACAGATATTACTGTTTAATACCTAGTTGAAAAGCTATATAGTAGATCTTAGTGGAGGAAAAAAGAGATGCAGAGGTAGTATTAGGAGTCTAGGGTAGTAGGATgctctatatatttttatcattcagAGAGGTGGACTTGTTGGTTACAGTTTTACATTACTTAATACATGAAGTCGAGTTACATATTCAAATCTTCATAATTTTCTTTTCACCATTATGCTTTAATAAAAAAGTTGACAGTTTTTCTGGTTCCGGTCATGAGCCAGTTTTATAAGAACAATCCAGTCAGCTCCTTTCCTCTCTTAGAGTATTCATGTACTGTTTTTTGGCTTGATTAATAAtgaaactttttgtttcatttagGCAAATGCCAGAGAAGGGGAACAGGCAAGAGAtatggatgcaacatttacagaGACTGCATCATTGAAGGTCAATGAACATAATTAAACACCACTTTGCCTAGCCAACCACATAGTGATTCTAACATATCACTGCTTTCATGGTCTCTATCAGGCCTCAAATCCAGTTCCAATATCGATGGATGGACTGCATATTAATTCAGAACAAGGAAATGCAAGCAAACAATCCGATGGACGTGCTGATATGGATTCATAGTGTGGAAAGGTTTTGGGAATATGCGCTAAAATGTAATGTCTTGTAAAGTCTAGTGATTTACTAGGGATGTTTTGCTATGCAACTGTTACTGAACCATTTGGAACTGAAATGAGTACCGCCTTCTGAAACAATTTTCTGCCCATCTGATCTTATTTGCTGCAACCATTCTAGCAACAGTGATTGAATTCTAGTAACTTGAGGTTGGTAAATATCTCAATAGAAAATGCTTTTTTACATTTAGACAGATTCAGCAAGTATTTGGTAAGTATTCAGTATAATATCTgatatttaagtttttattcTATGGTTCTTCCTGCTGTATATAAATCATATAATCAGTGATCAGTTTCATCCTCGACGCTGCACGAACTTCAAAATTTTCACTccgtttttaaaaaaaaatgcagcAAGAACTTCAAAACTTTCAAATACTCATTCCGATTTAAATTTAAACGTCCAGTTTTGAAAAAAGATATTGTTTTAAATTCGTGGTCTATTTTGATTTTCGATGtgttcatttaattttatatcacatatttgtatttgtattatcAAGATCAACTATATGTCatgtatttctttttctttttttgaaacttcatgtactccctccgtctccttttacatgtccattttgacttttgaccagtcaaattgactttattttgactgaaatttacatgtatcaaataattgagaaaaattatcaaaatcatatcaatagaatgtatatttagagttattttaatatgcaactttcagattttaaaaataatgagtagataatttgtaatgtttaatcaaaaattggtcaatttgactcctcgaaatgcaaaatggacatgtaaaaagggacggagggagtattgttttTGATCAATGCAATAAATTTGTCTAGAAATGAATTGTTTcataaaaatcaagaaaaatttGTACAAGTTTTGTAAAATgaacatataattttaaatgaagAAAGTATTTGATCAATTTCTAAATTATATGTATGATCGGGATTCGTGTCAACTAGAATCCAGAAATTCTCCTAATTTTGggtataataaatttgaatttttgaaccAAACCTAATTCTTTGCATAGTACAAcgaaaaatcaaatttaaaatatgtgattGAGTCGAACATTTCGAACTTTAATTTCGACTCGGCTAGGTCACTTTGTGCTTGCTTACTGAACATTTAGGCATGGATATCGGCATATCGCCCCCCGGACGCTTTTGAGTTCTGATTGTCCCTGTCCCTGTGATaaataaagaattaaataaatttcttgAATCTAAAAGGAATAATTTCCAAAGGCGGGAATAACAATTTCGACGGTGAAATTACATTCGCAACGGTATCTCTCGACAAAAAGCGCGAAATGTTCATGTACATAGAGAttcaaaaaataagataaaaacgGCTAACAACTCGTGATCGTCAGtcctgtctctctctctctctctctctctctctctctctctctctctctctctctctctctcccccaacTGATTTCTATTAAATAGATCCAATTCGATGTCCGTTGCAAATCGTAACAGTTTACGAGTATAATTTAGGTTTCAATCTATCAATCATGTTGTatgtttgtgtgtatatgtgctTGCAATTCTGTGTGtccgtttgattttttgattttgcCGCCCAATTGCACTTCAATTTCAGCTGTAATTGGATGAATTTCGAATTCTGGATTCATGAAAACctaatttacaatttttattcGAGATATCTGTTTGCTCGCCCCGAAAATTACACGATTACAGAGACGAGTATGTAGTTTGATTTCAATAGTGTTGTTCaattttcgaacttcaaactaTACAAGTACAGCTTTAAACTTATATTATCCACGTCTCCTAGGATGCTTCACATATTGCTGAAATTTGGATGTAATTTAGATTTGGACATGCGAAGCCTGATCTACGATTTCACTTTCGAGTTTCCGTTTTGTTTGCTTTAGAAATTAATGCAGGATTGTAGTGACGATTATATAGTTTCTCAAATTCTGTTTGAAGAGATTTTGAAGATTGTGTTGTATGTGTATAACTTTGAAGTTGATTTAATCATTCATCTGACTGTTTGAAAATTGAACATTAATATCTTGTGAATTACTGGCCGAAAACTACTCTATTGCGTTAGGTATCTGGAGATTGCTAATAAACGGTTGCTAATCCTTTTAAAAATGATCTTACATGAATTCTTCAATCCTACATGTTTGTGTAGTTGCTGTTGATCTGAATACTTACCTCTATCACTTCATTCATACATTTGAGAACCTCACTTGCTGATAAGCATGAGGAACAGAATCCAGATACATTATTTAGACTCAACTAATTGACTGGACGAGCTTCTTGAAAAGCAAAATATTGTTTCTTACTAGTTTTATTGATTTCTGTCCCATCTAAAACTTAATTCTTCCACTACATTGTACTCTAGAAAGCTTGAAGCAAGCCCCTTGTATATATTTTGGAATCAGGTATTATCGCTGAAGCTACAATGAGATGCAATTCGTGCTGGAGGGAACTAGAAGGGAAAGCTGTTAGCACCACTTGTGGTCACCTATTGTGTATCCTGATGATAAAGTAGTCCTATTTAAGAATTGAATTTGCTGATCATGCTAAGAATGATTTTATGATTTTGCTAATTATCATGCTAAGAATGCTACTGTCATATTCCTTAATAAGTTTAAAAGGTACCGAGGATGCCGGTAGGATTCTCAGCAGTGATGCAGCTTGCCCAATATGTGACCAAGTACTCTCTAAAAGGTAAGTAacttcacttaattaagtttgAATTATACTGTGtaattcttttgtttttctttcgaAAGATTTAGACTAAACTCACAGGAAATGATGGCCAGAACGGTTTGGAGAagtttttaattagataatcagtATGCCTTATGCTGATTAGCTCTATCTTATTGTTTCCTTTGTCAGTCTTATGAGGCCTGTGGATGTAAATCCAAATGATGAGTGGATCAATGTAAGCAAGCTGCAAGCATGTAACATATAGCTCATTATATTTACAAGATGTTTTCTTCACATTATAAACCTCTGCACTTATgaatcataatattatttttgtagttCATGAACTATTCTACAGCATTCTGGTTAATGGTTTGCTCTTTCTTGTAGATGGCCATGGCTGGGATTAGTCCTCAAATACGTATCCTTTATTTCACATCGTATATATGTTGATAAAATTGTAAAAGTGTCTATCATCTGTAATATTAGCATTGGAGACTGAGACATATTACAGATTTGGACTTGGAGAAGGAAGGAAATACTTACAGCtaatgttttcaaattttacgaTTGTTGTTAATACATAGCCAGTATAAAAATGATATTGAattatgttgcctttccttgaTACGACACAAGTGATGAAAAGTGCATACAGAAGTGTGATGTTCTACATTGGGCAGAAGGAACTGGAGATGCAATTTAAGATGAACAGAATAGTGGCTCAGTGCCGACAAAAATGTGAAGCAATGCAAGAAAAATTCACAGAAAAATTGGAGCAAGTGCATACTGCATATCAGAAGATGGCAAAAAAGTGCCAGATGATGGAACAGGAAATGGAGAGTTTATCAAAAGACAAGCAGGAACTTCAGGAAAAATTCGCTGAGAAGTCCAGGTCAGtatcttttcaatttttctCCGATTGTTAAAGCTTGAAATGTTATctcaatctttttatttttgttgacaATTTATCACCTCTTTGCATGTGCCGTTAATATCTACCACCAGGCAAAAAAGAAAGCTTGATGAAATGTATGATCAGCTAAGATGCGAATACGAGTCAGTTAAAAGAACAGCAATTCAACCTGCTAACAATTTCTATTCCGGAACTGAACCTGATATGTTTGCAAGTCCAGCTAACATGATGCATAATAGGGATCCTCTCAGGAAAGGTAACTAGATTTGTTCTTTGTTACTGCATACTTTAGTATCTCAGTTTTTTATTCTTTCTGACTAATTCTTCTCCAGACATTTTGAAAGCATGAGCTAAATACTGTAAGCTCTGTTATTCTATACTTGATAAGCCTGAATTCTATAGCTAGCACAGGTCATATACTTGCCCAAAAAACATTAGATGACTTATTTTTTGCAGATTGGCCGCCTTACACTCCCGATACTCCAGGACCTCGAGAGGATATATGGCCTTCAGCAGCAAGACAGAATAGTTCTAATTCTGGTCCCTTTGATGTCTCTGCTGGCTCACCTGTAAAACAGTCAGCCGGGGTACCTGATTTTAGCAACAGAAGAGGTATTAATCGTACAGCATTTGGGGCTGGAGCGGGATCTGGAGCAGCAAATCCGTCAATGACATTAAGAAATCTCATCATTTCACCAATAAAGCGACCTCAACTCTCACGAAGTCGGCCTCAAATGTTCACGTAAGCTCTGGACCAAAACTGCTTGAATCTTGGCATTCGTTTCTGTACCATCATCAGATCTTTACTTTTCTTTCAGGCTGTAAAGAGGAGTAAACCTGAATGTGTGGATCAAACCTGGTAGTATGGAGCCACTTGGCCAGCAGTTCCTGTTCTTGTTTGCAGACCTGTGAAACAGATTGTGACCCCCTATGTTTGACTTGTACAGTAATATTCTTAGGAGTGAATCTGTATATGTCGATTAGACTTGGTACTTCTGAGCTTTCTGTTCTTTATTGCTTACCAGGCGAAATAGAATTGACCCACGTATGTTCTTAAACAGTTTGTATGTCTTAAAAGGCACTCGGTCTCCTTGTAATCAATCTGAAGCATTACACTGCATGCAGTATGATATGAACATCTGGATCTTACATGTACAATGTTAAATTTGACAAAACTGCTCAAAACACAAACTCCAGTGAACATGTAGTTGAGTTTGGTCATGAGCTATAGTAACTGacagtaaaaaataaataataataattcttgGTATCCTTCCATACGATCTTCTTCTTTAAttggaaaattcaaatttcaaactcaaTGTCTCTCCTCTCTCAGTATTTCTCTTTTCCATAAGGTAAAGTAGGCGGTTTGGGCGGTTTGGAGGGTCTAAatcaaaccaaaccgaaataatcggttttttaaaatctcaatccaaaaccaaaccattatgtttaaaatccaaaccaaaccaatccgtttaaaacggttcggttcggtttggtttcggtttaaaccgttttttatatgtaaaacaaagttagcaacaaaattaaattttaacatgaaaaataaggaatgaaaaattcaattatattttttatttaatcatatttaaagaggatacaagaatatattagcttgacaaataaaaagagacggaagaaaataaaaaaaaatgtgatttgtatacttttatataaaatataaataaaaataatggaaacataatacatacatcaaaattaatatcataaaatagaataaatgatagtttcaaaaaaaataaaaatagaataaatgatatttttaaagaaaatctttACTAAGATACCTTTTATATGTTTAAGATTTTACATTTTTCTGTagattatagttttatttttaataatacattattagtacatgtatattaatgtttaaatctacacattcggttcggttcggatttATCGGTTGGTTTAATGGTAAAAActgaaaccaaaccgaaataattcggtttttataatttgaaaccataaccaaaccaaaccgttatTAAACCGTTAAATTCGGTTTGGACGGATTGGATCGGCCGGTTTGGAGAATTTTTGCTCACCCGTGATGTAAAGGATACACAAAAGCAGTAGCCAGTAAGGATACAACAGAAACACCAACTTTTGCCTATGCTGAATTTATAAATTGACTTTTGTGATTCCACTAAGAGAGTATGTGTAACATATAGTGTGGATTACATGATTCtctatttccaaataattttaaataaattaatattgtcACAAAAAAAACCCCTACATGATTCTTTAGTATCAAAAAAATCAATTGCACGATCGACAAAAAAAAGGAAGTAATATAAAGATTCAACTGTGCTCAATATCTCTGTTTATATACTGATCAAGGTGCCGGAATGTGCGCAGTTGCTGCTAACTCGACTAGCTTTTTCCCCTCAAGATTGGAAACGAGTTCCATGGATATAAAGTGTTTTGGAAGATCATCAAACTCAGCTTCCTTGAAATTGTAAGTTGACTGAAGTTTTCTTGCTTCAGATTCAGCAACTTCAGCTTCCCCGAGTAGGATTTCACCCTCTTCAACATCACCTAACTGCAATGCGGCTGACTTCTCGGAAGTGGCAGCACCTGCTATGAGCAGTAGAATCTGAAATCTAGTCATTGCCAGTTCTTTTTCCTTGGACAAAAGATGAGCTTCAGTATCCTGCAATCTGTTAACAGTGTCTAAAATCTCTCCCTCGAACTTCCCAAGCTCTGACAATGCCCCCTCCATTTTTGTTTGTATACCTTCCTTTTCAACACAAAGTGCCTTAACCTCAGCAGCTAGCCGTGCTGCTTCCTTAAAATTTCTTACACTAGCAGCAACTTTCTTTTCTGCTTCAAGTTCTGGAATTCTTTTGTCTATGAACAGAAGCCTCTGCTTAAAGGATTCAATTTCCTGCTGGATGCTTGTTTTTGTTGTAGATAACTCCTGAACATAGTAAAAGATAAACGTTGTGAAGGTATAGTCTCGTCTAATTAGCAACTAACATGAACATACTTTCACAAAATTTTCAGACTGATAGCAATATAGCATCACCTGTTACTTGTTATGTATCTGCTTTAATTTCAAGGAAAAGAAGGGCAATTCTGTTGAGAAATATTGCCAGTGtcgtatttttattattatcttctTTATCTACTGTTTTTTACGTCGACTTGGATGATTCCTATTTAAGCTCCTTCTTTAAATGGCTTAGATTTACTCAGATAAAAATCAAAAGAGGCAAGATAATATCTTGCACCGACACCAATTTATACTCACGTTGTAAAAAAAGCTTTCGCATTCCCTCTTTTCCCAGATACTATAATTCGATTCCCAACCTCTTTTCCCAGATTCTATAATGCagttctcagattttagtcccAATTATATCAATCCAATAAATGTGGTCAACATGAGTGATGAGTATTATATAGTCTATTATTTTGGGAGGTCTATAAATAATGGACTTGCTGCAGAAAGGTTTTATTCCACCATTGACATATTAATTACGGAACATATTACTCGTTCTCTGTATCATGGGAAAGACTGCTTGTCACTTAAATAACATAGGCCATCCCTAGAGGGAAACATTCAAGTCATGTGATTTCATGACTTTTTTGagcttaaaaaaatatagagatCAGAGTGCGAAGCTTTAACCAATTTACAGTTCACTTACATCTTTTAAATGATTTATTCAATTTTGACCTTGCTAAATCCAGTTAACTAAACATATGCATATGCATTAGTTTATGGAACGTACTGgcaaaaatctggaaaagcggCAAAACAATAGAAGCAGCAAATTGGACAAGACTTTTGTGAaaatacatataacatatattttgtGTATGGAAAAGAAGTATATCCAACAGGTCAAAACTCCAAAGCAATAAGCAGAACTAACCTGTAGAGAAGCTCTCCCATTTGATATATCTTGTTTAAGCATTTGCACATCTTCAGTAAGTTTGTCCCCTGTCTTGGCAAGCATCAGTTTATGTTCCCTAGTTCTCAAAATGAATTGTATCAATTTTTTCCGCAACACAGCAACTTCTTGGTACATGTTTGCTTCATCAGCAGAGGTCTTGGCAAGGTTTTGAATCTTCGCTGCCCTGCCTTGTTCCTGAGAGAAGCATTCATCAACCTCTTCCTTTTTTCTAGATAATGATTCATTCTGCAACTCCATCTGTGACAACTCCGACAGCAAATTGTTATATTTTGCGTTGATGCTTGACTGAGCCTCCTGAAAGCTAGAGACTGCATTGGTAATCCTTTTTTCAACTTTTTCAATGCTAGActcattttcttttatttctgaTTCTTTTTGTTTCACTAAAGCAAGTAGTCTTTCCAATTCATCTGTCAACACTTCTTTTTCTCTATGAAGAATTTCTAACTCTCTCTTCTCATCCTCAACTAAATGATCAACAGATTCATTTAATGCCAGTCTTGCCTCATTCACAATAAATGATTCAGCATCCAGTTCCATCCTTTTGACTTCTGCCAGTTCAACTGATGAATCCCATTGGTTTATTTCTTTTGAAGACATAAGCTCTGCATTCCTTAGGACCAAATCGGCATCTTTTGCAGCATCCTAACAGAGAGAGCATTGATTCAGGGATCTAAATTCTGTTTATACTTAAGTTTTGTAAAATCGAACCTGAGTTGTATTATATAGATGGAAGAGCATGATGTCCATAGCGTAACTTATCTCGGCACATAATTACATAATACATTTAGTAATTATAATTTCTACTTAGCACAGGAACTGAGGAACCTGGTAACTGCATTTATCTACCCGCCCACTGCCCCCCACCCCCCCCACCCcgggccaaaaaaaaaaaaaaattaaattaaatgcaCATGATATTCAGTAAAGgagatttaattaaattattcacCACAAGTGACACCTATTAATTTTCCATATGCATAATGTTAATCAAATGTAGAAGATCTATGACACCAGTACATTATCGCACACCAATATACCATAGAGATGTATCACAAGCTATGATCATGATAAATATTTGGCTAATAATTTTAGTTCTAATTAGGTTACTCTGGAGAGAATTTGTCGACTTTAACAATCTTGATCTGTATATTTCATAACACAAATACAAGGCACACATGTAACATGTTTTACGTAAatgataaaatagaaaattacgtgttctctttttattttttttgatcacATTCTTTCTGCGCTGAGCTCATAAATTGTTATTGGGCTAAATACAATACAAAAGACCAAGAACTAGTTTTTagcaataaatttttttgtactTAATAAACCTTGTACAATGTAATCCAATATTGCGTCAAGACTCAAGACTCTTCGTTCTCCTTCTAAAGGGTTCAAAAGTTGCATAAATCAGCATAATCTTTGTTAAAGTGAACCTTGAATATCTTAACTAAATTAGCAATAACACAAAATTCTGCAAGTACTCACCATAGAGAACCTTTGCAGCAAAGAAACACATTCCTCCTCAGCTGCGATCTGAAGATCAAGAACTCCCTGCATCTTAACATCAACTGCATCACACTCTGCATCAGCATCCCTTAATGCAACCGCCAACATTTCCTTTTCAGAATCTGCAGAAGCAAGACTATCACTAAGCCTATCAGCCATCTCGAAATCCTCAGCCTCACAAGCTTCTTCCAACTGCCTCTCCAATTCCCTATACTTCGTAGAGGCCATACTCAAATCCTCAGCAGCTTTTCGCCGCCTCCTAATACATTCCTTCCTCATTTGCGATACAGAATCAACACGTTCCCTCGCACGCTTCAAATTCTCCATAATCTCACTCCTAATTTTCTCGAATCTCCGCTCAATTGAACAATCCTCACTCTTCCTATCCTCCTCTTCTCCAATTGTATCAACATCAGGCTTCTCCCCTCCGTCTCGAACCAAACCATTGTCAACATCAGGCTTCTCGCCTACGTCTCGAACCAAATCATTATCAACATCAGGCTTCTCCCCCATATCTTGAACCATATTACTATCAACAACCGTTCTCGCTATCGCCTCTACTTCCCGATCACGATTCTCAACTTCACTAATCCTAATTTCCTCCTCCGGCACCGAAGAACTCCGAGCCGTGACAACCGAGTCAACCACCGAGTCAAGATCATCCTTCTTGTAACCGATCCGCAATCCAGCAGCTCGCTTCTTCTTCCTCGTATTCGAAACTTGTCGAGTAATCGACTTAGTAATAATCGGCGCAGTGGCCACAATCGGCGAAGGTTCCGCTAGGGTTTGCTGAATCTGCGGAGTAACCAGAGTGAGATCGGAGAATAAATTCTCATCGAGAGGCTGAGAAGCCAACTCCGGCGCCGGAGGATCCGTCGGCTCCGGTTGATGATTCTGGTGGTGTTTGGAATCATAAGAACTGTTATCGATAGGAGTAGATTGTTGAGTTGATGAAGGTGGGAGTGAGGGTTGAGAGGGATCGAATAGCACCATTCCTTCGAACAATGAGTCCATGTCGTCCGACTCCATAGTCTTCGATTCAACTAGTGCTGCTGATTAGTGATGTTGTGTAGTGTGTTTGATACAAGTGTTTTTTAGCGATTCAATATCTTCAagccttttgttttgttttttaagtCATCAGGGAGGGAGGACTGAGGAGgagggataaatatcaaataggtgactcgtttcgtccaaatgtatcaattgagttactgatttccaaattgactcaaattagacactcattagaaaaatttgtatcaaaattatAACTCTATCGTTAttcgaaattttaaaagtaatatatattaagtttcgcacattttttatgaatggtattacatataaatgaaagattctgagttctagtattttagataatatttttagatttttaaaaatttatcttctatttatttttatttaaatcaaataaaacaatcaaaaaattaaaaataaatagttgatagaattttaaaaatttaaatatattagcgaaaatagtaggactcagaatctttcatttggatgtaataccattcataaaaaatgtgtgaaactcaatatataatactttcaaaatttcgactaacgatagagtgatatttttgatataaatttttctaatgagtgtctaatttgagtcaatttggaaagCAGTAACtcaattgatatatttggacgaaacgaatcacctatttgatatttttcccCTGAGGAGGATGGTTGAATCTTGTGTATAATTCTCCTGTTGCTGTAACAACTAACAATTCATTAACCGCACCTCAAAACGGGTACTCTTCCGGTATATGAATTTTTAACTATTTTGTTAAAAACAATATGAGGCGTtaattatc of the Daucus carota subsp. sativus chromosome 4, DH1 v3.0, whole genome shotgun sequence genome contains:
- the LOC108217961 gene encoding E3 ubiquitin-protein ligase CCNB1IP1 homolog isoform X2, translated to MRCNSCWRELEGKAVSTTCGHLLCTEDAGRILSSDAACPICDQVLSKSLMRPVDVNPNDEWINMAMAGISPQILMKSAYRSVMFYIGQKELEMQFKMNRIVAQCRQKCEAMQEKFTEKLEQVHTAYQKMAKKCQMMEQEMESLSKDKQELQEKFAEKSRQKRKLDEMYDQLRCEYESVKRTAIQPANNFYSGTEPDMFASPANMMHNRDPLRKDWPPYTPDTPGPREDIWPSAARQNSSNSGPFDVSAGSPVKQSAGVPDFSNRRGINRTAFGAGAGSGAANPSMTLRNLIISPIKRPQLSRSRPQMFT
- the LOC108217961 gene encoding E3 ubiquitin-protein ligase CCNB1IP1 homolog isoform X4 — its product is MRCNSCWRELEGKAVSTTCGHLLCTEDAGRILSSDAACPICDQVLSKSLMRPVDVNPNDEWINMAMAGISPQILMKSAYRSVMFYIGQKELEMQFKMNRIVAQCRQKCEAMQEKFTEKLEQVHTAYQKMAKKCQMMEQEMESLSKDKQELQEKFAEKSRQKRKLDEMYDQLRCEYESVKRTAIQPANNFYSGTEPDMFASPANMMHNRDPLRKGPREDIWPSAARQNSSNSGPFDVSAGSPVKQSAGVPDFSNRRGINRTAFGAGAGSGAANPSMTLRNLIISPIKRPQLSRSRPQMFT
- the LOC108217961 gene encoding E3 ubiquitin-protein ligase CCNB1IP1 homolog isoform X3, with the translated sequence MRCNSCWRELEGKAVSTTCGHLLCTEDAGRILSSDAACPICDQVLSKSLMRPVDVNPNDEWINMAMAGISPQILMKSAYRSVMFYIGQKELEMQFKMNRIVAQCRQKCEAMQEKFTEKLEQVHTAYQKMAKKCQMMEQEMESLSKDKQELQEKFAEKSRQKRKLDEMYDQLRCEYESVKRTAIQPANNFYSGTEPDMFASPANMMHNRDPLRKGPREDIWPSAARQNSSNSGPFDVSAGSPVKQSAGVPDFSNRRGINRTAFGAGAGSGAANPSMTLRNLIISPIKRPQLSRSRPQMFTL
- the LOC108217961 gene encoding E3 ubiquitin-protein ligase CCNB1IP1 homolog isoform X1; translated protein: MRCNSCWRELEGKAVSTTCGHLLCTEDAGRILSSDAACPICDQVLSKSLMRPVDVNPNDEWINMAMAGISPQILMKSAYRSVMFYIGQKELEMQFKMNRIVAQCRQKCEAMQEKFTEKLEQVHTAYQKMAKKCQMMEQEMESLSKDKQELQEKFAEKSRQKRKLDEMYDQLRCEYESVKRTAIQPANNFYSGTEPDMFASPANMMHNRDPLRKDWPPYTPDTPGPREDIWPSAARQNSSNSGPFDVSAGSPVKQSAGVPDFSNRRGINRTAFGAGAGSGAANPSMTLRNLIISPIKRPQLSRSRPQMFTL
- the LOC108219055 gene encoding uncharacterized protein LOC108219055, producing MESDDMDSLFEGMVLFDPSQPSLPPSSTQQSTPIDNSSYDSKHHQNHQPEPTDPPAPELASQPLDENLFSDLTLVTPQIQQTLAEPSPIVATAPIITKSITRQVSNTRKKKRAAGLRIGYKKDDLDSVVDSVVTARSSSVPEEEIRISEVENRDREVEAIARTVVDSNMVQDMGEKPDVDNDLVRDVGEKPDVDNGLVRDGGEKPDVDTIGEEEDRKSEDCSIERRFEKIRSEIMENLKRARERVDSVSQMRKECIRRRRKAAEDLSMASTKYRELERQLEEACEAEDFEMADRLSDSLASADSEKEMLAVALRDADAECDAVDVKMQGVLDLQIAAEEECVSLLQRFSMDAAKDADLVLRNAELMSSKEINQWDSSVELAEVKRMELDAESFIVNEARLALNESVDHLVEDEKRELEILHREKEVLTDELERLLALVKQKESEIKENESSIEKVEKRITNAVSSFQEAQSSINAKYNNLLSELSQMELQNESLSRKKEEVDECFSQEQGRAAKIQNLAKTSADEANMYQEVAVLRKKLIQFILRTREHKLMLAKTGDKLTEDVQMLKQDISNGRASLQELSTTKTSIQQEIESFKQRLLFIDKRIPELEAEKKVAASVRNFKEAARLAAEVKALCVEKEGIQTKMEGALSELGKFEGEILDTVNRLQDTEAHLLSKEKELAMTRFQILLLIAGAATSEKSAALQLGDVEEGEILLGEAEVAESEARKLQSTYNFKEAEFDDLPKHFISMELVSNLEGKKLVELAATAHIPAP